The window TCGGTGGCGTAACCGAATTTGCGGTAATAGTTGTACACAGCCTTGACCGATTGCACGCCCGGATCGTCGCTGCCGGTGTATTCCTGGCCGGTGGACTTCTTGTACCAGTCATAGATGCGGCCCACGAAGGGCGAGATCAGTTGCACACGGGCTTCGGCGCAGGCAATGGCTTGCGGCAGCGAGAACAGCAGGGTCAGGTTGCAACGGATGCCGTCCTTTTCCAGGATCTCGGCGGCGCGGATGCCTTCCCAGGTGGAGGCGATCTTGATCAATACGCGCTCGCGGGCGATGCCGGCTTCTTCGTACAGGCGGATCAGTTCGCGGCCCTTGGCCACCGTGCCTTCGGTATCGAAGGACAGGCGCGCGTCGGTCTCGGTGGAGACACGGCCCGGGATGAGCTTGAGGATTTCCAGCCCGAAGGCGATCAGCAGGCGGTCGATGATCGCATCGGTGCTCTTGCCGGCATGGGCCTTGACGACGGACTCCAGCAGCGGCTTGTACTCGGCCTTCTGCACGGCCTTCAGGATCAGCGAGGGATTGGTGGTGGCGTCCTGCGGGGCGAAGGCCTTCATCGCCTGGAAGTCGCCGGTATCGGCCACGATGGTGGTGTATTGCTTCAACTGTTCAAGCTGGCTCATGGGAAAATCCTGTTGCTAAGTTGGAAGAATGAATGGTTCAGCATTGTACGCAATCGCGGCGGCTTGTCTGTCGGGCAATGGCTGACAGTTGAGCTGGCGCATCAGCGGAAGAAGGAATCGAACTGCATGTCGAATTTCTGCAGCGACTTCTGCGCGTTCTGCATCTTCTTGCGGAATTCCGGCCCGCGTCGCAGGGCTAGTCCCACCGCCAGGATGTCGATCACCACCAGGTGCGCCAGGCGCGCCGAGATGGGGGTATAGGGGTCGATGTTGAAGGACAGGTCGATGGGCACCAGCACCGTGGCCAGTTCGGCCAGGGGAGTACCCGACGGACCCAGCACGATGATGTCGGCGCCGCCCTTGCGGGCCAGCTGGATCGAGCGCAGCAGGGCGGCATTGCCGCCGCGCTGCGAGATGGCCACCACGCAGTCGCCAGCTTTCAACAGCGAGGCGGCAATGCTGTGGATGTGCGGGTCGGAATAGGCCACCGTGGGCACGCCCGAGCGGAAGAACTTGTGCTGGGCGTCGTTGGCCACGATACCGGAGGTGCCTTGGCCGTAGAACTCGATCTTGTTGGCCCGCGCCAGCACGTCCAGGGCCAGCTGGATGGCGTCCGGATTGAGGTGGTTGCGCAGGTCCAGCAGGGTATTGATGGAGCGGCTGCAGATCTTGTTGACCAGGTCGGCGGCCAGGTCGTCCTGGGCCAGCGTCTCGTCGGCGCCGGGCAGGGCCAGGGCCAGGCTCTGCGCCAGTTTCAGCTTGAAGTCATGCCAGCCCTCATAGCCGATGGCGCGGCAGAAGCGGATCACGGTCGGTTCCGACACTTCCGCATTCTTGGCCAGCGCCGTCAGGTTCTCCGCCAGCGCCAACTGCGGATTGGCGAGGATGGTCGCCGCCACCTTCTTCTCCGACTTGGAGAGGGAGTTGATGTGGGTGCGGATGGAGTCGAGCAGCATGGACATGATGGTCTATCGGTCTAGCGGTCTGGCGCAGCCGGCCTCAGACTTCCGGCAGCGCTTCTTCGCGCCATTGCAGGCCGTCGCGGCCGATCAGGGCGCTGGCCGCCGCCGGGCCCCAGGTGCCGGCGTTGTAGGGGACCGGATCGGCCTCCTGCTGGTCCCAGTGGTTGAGGATGGGCTCGACCCATTCCCAGGCGGCTTCCAGCTCGTCGCTGCGCATGAACAGGGTCAGGTGGCCGCGCAGCACGTCCAGCAGCAGGCGCTCATAGGCATCCATGCGCGGGGTCTTGAATTTCTCGCGGAAGTCCAGTTCCAGCTCTACCGGACGCAGGCGCATGCCGTCGCCGGGCTGCTTGGCCATCAGGTTCATGTGCAGGCCTTCATCGGGCTGCAGGCGGATCACCAGGCAGTTGGGCGTATCGTTCTGGTGCGCGAAGATGGAGTGCGGCACGCTCTTGAAACGCACCACGATCTCGGCCAGCGAATCGGCCATGCGCTTGCCGGTGCGCAGGTAGAAGGGCACGCCGGCCCAGCGCCAGGTGTCGATCTCGGCCTTGACCGCGACATAGGTCTCGGTGCGCGAGTCGGGATTGGCGTCGGCTTCCTTGCGGTAGCCCGGCACGGCCACGCCATTGACGTGGCCGGCGCGGTACTGGCCGCGCACCACGTTCATGGCCAGCGTGGTGGGGGTAAAGCGCTTGAGCGAACGCAGCACCTTGAGCTTTTCGTCACGCACGGCGTCGGCCGAGTTCGATACCGGAGGCTCCATGGCGACGATACACAGCAGTTGCAGCAGGTGGTTCTGCAGCATGTCGCGCAGCGCGCCGGAGGTGTCGTAGTAGTCGAAGCGGCCACCCACGCCGAGCTCTTCGGCGATGGTGATCTGCACATCCGAAATCCACTCACGGCGCCATAGCGGTTCGAACAGCACATTGCCAAAGCGCAGCGCCAGCAGGTTCTGCACCGCTTCCTTGCCGAGGTAGTGGTCGATACGGAAGATCTGCGATTCCTGGAAGTAACGGCCAACCTGGGCGTTGATGTCGCGCGCGCTGGCGAGGTCGCGGCCCAGCGGCTTTTCCAGCACCACGCGCGAAGCGGGCGTCACCAGGCCGCCCTTGGAGAGGTTCTCGCAGATGGAGGCGAACAGGCTGGGCGGTGTGGCCAGGTAGAACACGCGCGCCAGGCCTTCGGTGTCGCGCAGCGCTTCCTTGAGGTGGACAAAGCTGGCGCCATCCTTGGCATTGACCGAGGCGTATTGCAGGCGGTTGCAGAAGCGTTCCCAGACCGCCTTGTCCAGATTGGCCGCCGGCACGTGGGGTTTGGAATCCTTCTCGACGATCTGGATGAATTCCTCGCGGGTCTTTTCATCGCGGCCCAGGCAGACGATGCGCG is drawn from Herbaspirillum seropedicae and contains these coding sequences:
- a CDS encoding SIS domain-containing protein, which encodes MLLDSIRTHINSLSKSEKKVAATILANPQLALAENLTALAKNAEVSEPTVIRFCRAIGYEGWHDFKLKLAQSLALALPGADETLAQDDLAADLVNKICSRSINTLLDLRNHLNPDAIQLALDVLARANKIEFYGQGTSGIVANDAQHKFFRSGVPTVAYSDPHIHSIAASLLKAGDCVVAISQRGGNAALLRSIQLARKGGADIIVLGPSGTPLAELATVLVPIDLSFNIDPYTPISARLAHLVVIDILAVGLALRRGPEFRKKMQNAQKSLQKFDMQFDSFFR
- the tal gene encoding transaldolase, producing MSQLEQLKQYTTIVADTGDFQAMKAFAPQDATTNPSLILKAVQKAEYKPLLESVVKAHAGKSTDAIIDRLLIAFGLEILKLIPGRVSTETDARLSFDTEGTVAKGRELIRLYEEAGIARERVLIKIASTWEGIRAAEILEKDGIRCNLTLLFSLPQAIACAEARVQLISPFVGRIYDWYKKSTGQEYTGSDDPGVQSVKAVYNYYRKFGYATEVMGASFRNTSQIVELAGCDLLTISPDLLQKLADSDAPVERKLSKQAADAADIERISLDEKAFRLALNADAMATEKLAEGIRQFAADAVKLEQIVDALR
- the zwf gene encoding glucose-6-phosphate dehydrogenase gives rise to the protein MAISDFDLVLFGGTGDLSMRKLLPALYARDRARDLPPEARIVCLGRDEKTREEFIQIVEKDSKPHVPAANLDKAVWERFCNRLQYASVNAKDGASFVHLKEALRDTEGLARVFYLATPPSLFASICENLSKGGLVTPASRVVLEKPLGRDLASARDINAQVGRYFQESQIFRIDHYLGKEAVQNLLALRFGNVLFEPLWRREWISDVQITIAEELGVGGRFDYYDTSGALRDMLQNHLLQLLCIVAMEPPVSNSADAVRDEKLKVLRSLKRFTPTTLAMNVVRGQYRAGHVNGVAVPGYRKEADANPDSRTETYVAVKAEIDTWRWAGVPFYLRTGKRMADSLAEIVVRFKSVPHSIFAHQNDTPNCLVIRLQPDEGLHMNLMAKQPGDGMRLRPVELELDFREKFKTPRMDAYERLLLDVLRGHLTLFMRSDELEAAWEWVEPILNHWDQQEADPVPYNAGTWGPAAASALIGRDGLQWREEALPEV